GACTTGACAGTTGACACTATACTTCATAAAACATAGCTTGATCTCTGCGACATAATATGTCAAACCTATGATATTCCTTGGTTTGTCAGAATTAAGAAAATGTCGATAGAAATTATCAACGTTTCTTACTATTATCAATgctaattttacatattatttggatttaatttaattacaaatgttagtaaatatttacgaatatttttatataaaatacaaacaatttgttatgtatttaaagtgataaccctcacttctcggattaattacacaaatacaacTGAAAACTCGAACCCACGGTCTCTCGCGTTCGTGCGAATGCTCTTTCAAGTTAGCCAacggagtcccgcatcgttcataaaatattgttttcagttttatttgtgttatttataatacatttcttggtttttgtttttcgtttccattattagaataggcaaagggttcgagcccatacagccatatttgttaacctttccgcatcggccgtgcccgcgggcactggtaattcaaaaaacaatgagagcggctgtgccgcggggcacttttttacctcatccagttttcacccttattaggtgtacaagatggtttatttgcctacgcagttatgaacgagtgaattcccaaacacatttcgatccgttacgattcaaggccaccaatattcgacgtcatagcttaacggacaaagcacttatgtgtccacttgttcccggccggcgcagcgagcggtcgttatcaagactttacacgaagatcgttctttgtggagatttaagctttattttataattaacatatactattcattacaaaaacataaaaggaaataaataaaacaagtaattaacaataataacaatatttattttaaaatatacctatttttacactttttttcgaatgaaaagtctgtgtgaaaaaaaaaagaaagacaatatgaataatttatacatggtcttatagcatgtttcaatagctttcagtgacagtcactcatatcaccctagttataagcattttataactacacgtaaaataatacacacggggaaaatgccgcgaaattgccggaagcttgccgatcaatagtgtacagcgagatccggagcgcgccgatccggaaaggttaatattcaataacaacgtcatatttatatgtgctaatataaatataaataatataatcttcaatttcttattatcaattattttattaattagtgaaaattttaaaatgtgtgaaTGGAAAAtgaactgaattataaataaaatatataatgaaaataataatcagtcaaatacAATGGCAGAATCCCAGGAagattttactctttcatcaataaataagaataaaagagaaaaccAAGAACCAAGATCCTGATAATGacctgacctgtaaaaagtgtaagttatgttatattttgatgaataataatatcaaaatataacattatatcactcttcgtaaaatatataaaatctcacttgataaaataatattaattatatattaataaaggcattttttttattttaagtaatgaaaatgccaactttgctcaaaatatGAAGTTATATCGTCTGCTAttccaagaaaaaaaaatagatagtaaaaaatctaataatgctcctagctcttcagtaatacgtgagtgcttagttggtaacacggctttatttaaagtaatatattaatgcatctgttaattattcctaaagttaattattattaagttttatttcaatcgcgcgtaaagattatacgcacacactttttttcatttttcgtCATAACTCGAAATTTTGCTTGTGCCATgattaatttctttattatgtttgttgctATACATTTGTGACTTTCTCATTATTTtgctgtttaaaaataaatcaaaacacAGCCAACTTATGTGGCTGGATTAAGCTTTTTTTAGGTTTTATTTTGTTCACAGTTATCAATTTTTGtgtctttattttatatgtttagtGCATTAAAGAATTTTCATTCACTCATTCATTCATAAGTCCTGACGTAATTATTGGTTTATAATAGCAACAGTCCAAAACACTGGAGAGGTTAAACTTTAAAATTACGAGAAAACCAAAACATAACCCAAGTGAATCGAGAGAAAAATGCTTATCACTCTGCCGGTACTTTTACGCTCATGGCTGTTTTCTTGCAAAGCTGGGTCCATATTAGGtatttagagactgagcgtttggcgattaaataaaacaactgcttgactgtgaggaatatgtggaagatatatgatttttttgaaagttacatgatatacatacaaaatccttaaaattagttacccaattacaatcgttacttaaaaaatatttacaagttcagaaaatacacaccaatactgaAGCTTACATttcaaccaatagtaaaacgtttcattcaataagaattgagaataatattatgtgttctatctggCTCTAAAACtaaatgctatcgcagtttgtgtaaactcgcgtcgaacctcgatcatacgatgtcaatgagcattccgcacctacgctgttgctcattgattaaaattgcataaaTAGCGATTgacgcccgagtcccgacgcttcactcatcagtcgagtccgctcggccttgctgtgcgattgtgtaacgcggagcatatgactaatcacgtgagtatatctgcgatcgtcgagagaacgtgatgatgctcgtacattgatgagattattactggtgatgtgtatgattctatgagttgatgtacagcattatgaaatggttcttatcagagctaatattacgttaaataaaataaaatgttcttatcagagctaatattacgttctATATATCTTTCGGCATAAtcttattatagttattatgcacgattactatttctacgatctataatgctacgttacaagttagatattagacatttgtattaattgatattattggttgtaggtacagctacaggtatattaaaaagtatataaaggGAACTTTATCATagcttgtttttatatattttaaatagcaCTGATTATACATGATACATTACTTTTTTTCGACTACGCAAGCTTATACTTTACAGACTATTGgatacattcaaatttaatattatatattttatagtaataactaAAGTTTATATCTGTGACTATGAGTTTATCGTAGTCTGTGGGTGTGTCTCCGTCTATGAAACTGACGGGAATCGTTAGAGTAAtagtatatagtgtattatctatggtaATAGTGTTCACCAGTGTTCACTATTCTGTGGACTGGAATCTATAATCTGTGCTGTCTTGGTAggttactgaaaaaaaaattaccaactgGAGAATTGGAATTTGGAGTCTTGGAGATAGTGAATTTATAATTTCCATGTAATATATTGACTTAATTCGGTAGCCTTTAGTTAATACAAAATGGATAAAAGAAAGCTTTCGACAGCAGGTGATAGTCTCTATCTTATATTGCAAGTACCTAAAACAGCAACGGCAGATGATGTCAAGAAAAGCTATCGGAAATTGGCGTTAAAGTATCATCCAGACAAAAATCCAAACAATCCTGAAGCTTCGGATAAATTCAAGGAAGTAAATCGAGCTCATACAATATTGAGCGATGCCACCAAACGAAATATATATGATAATTACGGCTCTCTCGGTCTCTACATTGCTGAACAATTTGGAGAAGAAAACGTTAACGCCTATTTTGTCGTCACAAGTCCTTGGTGCAAAGCCTTACTTGTTGTTTGCTGCATTTTGACGGGTTGTTACTTCTGCTGCTGCTGCCTGTGCTGCTGCAATTGCTGCTGCGGAAAATGTAAACCACGACCTCCAGAAGAATCTGGTGACTATCACACTTTAGAACGAGATGACTCGGATGGCGTACAGCCAGTGACGATGCAACCAAGCGCCGAAGGTCGTCCTGCCGGAGATCAAGCCCCACCAATAGCCATGCCTGCACCACCAGCACCTGGCGCTTCTGAGAACACAGGCCTCAACACAGGTGGGGTTAATTATGGAATATCACACTAGCGATTCAGGACATAATTTCCAATGTTTTGTATTACCGAAAAGTCCATTGTTAaacatttttggtattttagaTTTACTGCATAAGTATCTGCTTCtgaaaatattcatatatttattgtgaTTTCTTTATTCTTGCGTAAGCCTAATTAATGCTTTAATAGTTAAATTGAAACTCATTCATACCATGCTGACCATCCTTACAAGTTGTTATCTAATCTCTGTAGATTATAATTCCACATTTTCTTGTTATACATAAGTGTGTTTTTGAAATTTAGCTTAAAAGAGTATTATTCTGTAaccataagaaaataaaaaaaaaatcacatcaccaatttgtttataattggagtatttttattataatcataatttaggcTTTCTTGTTTAACACCGCAAATCATCCTGTAGTTTTTAGATTATCACTCTTATTATTGTGTGATTAAGATAAAGCTAAGTATATTTCTCTTCAATCTCACATACATTCCATAATGCTGACACAATATGGTCTTGTgtattcaaaagttattttcaTTATCTGACATGACTAATAGTTACATGCCTATTTTTCAAAACACTTTTGAACAATAACGTTATGCTAGTTTTATGTTTGAGACCTGAATTtgtctaaataaaaattgtgcATACCCTGTAATACATACTTACTCTGTAGATTGGCTATCATTATTGCATAAGTTAGGGGGTAATTTTGCataattaaacatataaattaatacatttttaggaaaatcttagataatacaataaatattatgttatttagtaAAGAAGGCCTCATAAAATCAATGTTTTCTGATATCTCCTAATTTTATAGCAACTAATAGCTGGGGTGTAACCTTGGCGTAATTGGTTggtattataaaatttactgTACTTTCATAGCAACTTATAACTGGGGGTAACCATGGggtaattgtttaaaattatcaaatttacTGTAGCATTCTTTCCTTTATTAGGGTGGAGGAGAAGTATGACTTCAATATACTTTTATGTGGCCAGTATACTCCCTTGTTTCCCCTTTTTCCCTGAAATAGGagcagtattttattttcaattcattCTAAAGTATCTTTTATCatctatcataattttaaaattctggttccaatgttaaattataatagttaGGATTAAATGAATGTAGAAATGGTAACTAAGCCGACTAAATCTATGGCTTATGTTAATAAGTTGAAGTCATATTTAGATGTTATTTGTAAGACTAATGCGATGgtcacacatttaaataaaataaattttaaaggtTAAAGCATGTAATTAAAACTGAATTTTACAATCGTTTTTTCACAATATTTATCACAATTATtgattcattttaattatattaaaattaagtcaacagtgctttaaaaaatattttatttaactaattaGATAGGTTTATTAAACCAAaatcaagtttatattaaagatgtagtttttaattaatagataatttgatctaaatgttatttattacttttgacaAGAAAGACATTCTTTGCAAATAAGAATGTCATTAATTTATCGTTTATTATTGCTTGACTActgtttatttaagtaaaatgaCAATGAAGTATgtgtattacatatattatttttgatttaaatttgaaatatgattaACTTGACTTACAATAAGCTCATTGATGTATGGTGTACACTATTAACTGTAtgcaaagttttaaaatttagttaAGAAGATAGATCGCCATTGTATTGGCGTTgattttatgtataataattgtatcatTTTGTGTCTTCATTTGAAGGATATCATTTTGCCAATATATACTCAATATACAAATCTATAATTTGCCATATTCGTGAGATACAGCTTACAAATGTtcatgaatttatattttatttttatatgtatttgataTGACAATCGAAGATATGTCTTggtatttaaatttgttaaaaataaaacttagttTTAGACACCAGTTTGAGTCTGATACAAAAGGAAACcaagtttaattttcttttctacATAATACAATGTATGTAGAGTTTAGATCTTTTGATGAAAATGAATATTAGACAGTAGGTGGCTGCTTTGAGgcatattttaccagtgggaggctccgttccacaagatgccggctagattatgggtaccacaatggcgcctattccagccgtgaagcagttatgtgtaaacattattgtgtttcggtcggcaGGGTGCCTtagatagtgaaattaaataactcagctaatgagacttaacatcttatgtctcaaggtgacgagcgcagttgtagtgcctctcagaatttttaggtttttcaagaatcctgagcagaaAGGCACTgcatatcaattaacatcagctgaaattcctgctcatctcatcccttactgtcatataaAAAGGCAAGACTTTAACTAAAAATGAATGTTGTTCAGAAAGTCTATATTTTGAATTCATACTTTGTCTAACATTTGATTAGAGTGCCATTTCCATTCCATCAAACCCAAACTAGTAAACATAAGTTCTATCTTAAGAAGTATCATGTTAGTGCTGTCCTCTCAACTGAatgtataacaaattattttattctatcattCTGAATATATTACCTACATATAATTATACacaataagtatttaataagttaaaaaaaaaactttttgccTTTGCTTATTCATGTTAATTGATAATCGAACAATGACAGAATACCCAAATGAGATATTTATAGTCTTTCTAGAATCAGAATAATTTTCTCATCATAACATACAAGTGATCTTTAATGAGTATGATAATATGTTTTTGTGTTATCATACTGTCATATTGTgtgtaattgaaaaaaaaaaagaaattatcaaGTAGGCATCATTATGTTAATTTGatcattagtaataatttaatgcCCCACATGTACCTACTACAGACATGACAATGTAATAGAATTAGATGACTCATAATTTGTGAGTGAAGTTCTTTCTTAGTACTTTTAAACAACATGCGGGAATTTGTatacacaaacaaaaaatttgaatttctaaaatttattctcatattataataaaattaagtacaGTAATACATAGAAATGAGGTGATAATTGAGGGGTGGAAATTGAGCATAAGTAGggtgttaatttatatatttacacaaacgtACAAGTTTTAGCATAGCTATGGAATTGTGTACTGCCTACACATGTAAATTATAGTGAAGTGAAGTGGAAAGAGAAACAAGATATGGTGCAGCAAGTAAAAAAGATAGGAGACCTCTTGTATGCCATTGTTCTttatactgggtggccgagacgttgacgtccaaagctaaaatttgaattcgGCTCATTTtgttggccaatgttctggaaagtttttaaaaatagttagaagccataggctccccattttattttatttttgataccttgaacattttcatgaatttagctggagcagttatcttgaacttacaactcaattctaaactagttccgcaatgtctaaactattcatagtttcttatgtggttataaCTTTAGTTAATAATTGtccacaataaaattaactaaaagtgttcaaaaaattagaaaaaagtcctaaaccacaattaggtgaataAAGCGGAGAAAaggggaaaaaaaatattatcacctaaactacgcaaaatcgtagaacatacataggggtgattcggactcatcaccatgaggctttcaaattttaacatcaacttctcggccaccctgtatgTGGACAGGGCCTAAGTCGGCTAGCAGGTACCTTAAATCGAGGTGTTACTGTATATAATTTAGTTATACTTTATTGAGAAGTTCTTTAGAATAATAGAAAATTGTTCATCACACTCTTTTAATTATCTGCCTTATTGATAAGGTTTATAGTATTAAATgccagtataataatataaatgtctcTAACTGTAATGTTAATTACAGAGTTACAGATTGTTCTAAATAGGTACTATCACTTAAATAGTCAATTACGGGAGTACCTCTGTACCTAATATGAGCAGGGTGAATGGCTTCTAAGAAACTGTGAAGGCACTCTAGAGGTGACTGATGTAATAATGTCTAATCGTCGTGCCACATTCGTTTGAAACATGTCACTCAAAGTCCACACGTTGGGACAACAGGTTTCCGCACCGTGGAGCTGGGC
The window above is part of the Leptidea sinapis chromosome 8, ilLepSina1.1, whole genome shotgun sequence genome. Proteins encoded here:
- the LOC126965746 gene encoding dnaJ homolog subfamily C member 5 codes for the protein MDKRKLSTAGDSLYLILQVPKTATADDVKKSYRKLALKYHPDKNPNNPEASDKFKEVNRAHTILSDATKRNIYDNYGSLGLYIAEQFGEENVNAYFVVTSPWCKALLVVCCILTGCYFCCCCLCCCNCCCGKCKPRPPEESGDYHTLERDDSDGVQPVTMQPSAEGRPAGDQAPPIAMPAPPAPGASENTGLNTGSSIPKYT